Proteins from a genomic interval of Vreelandella profundi:
- a CDS encoding GNAT family N-acetyltransferase: MITELASDDLTLLIALENLARSGTSASQLQDALSCQKTSVLGLWHQTALVGYAIVVQLPFDAELQAIGVLPTCRQQGAGGALMDAVLKTAQEWLSERLLLEVRADNLSAIRLYQRSGFSEDGRRKEYYPARPAVEGAAGREDALLMSRML; the protein is encoded by the coding sequence ATGATCACTGAACTGGCGAGCGACGATTTAACGTTGCTCATCGCGCTGGAGAATCTGGCGCGAAGCGGTACCAGTGCTTCACAGCTGCAGGACGCGCTGAGCTGTCAGAAAACCAGTGTGCTGGGCTTGTGGCATCAGACGGCGTTAGTCGGCTATGCCATTGTGGTGCAACTGCCGTTTGACGCGGAGCTACAGGCGATAGGCGTATTGCCGACGTGTCGCCAGCAGGGCGCGGGGGGCGCGCTAATGGACGCCGTTTTAAAGACAGCTCAAGAGTGGTTGAGTGAGCGGCTGTTGTTAGAGGTGCGCGCCGATAATCTTAGCGCTATCCGGCTTTATCAGCGCAGCGGGTTTAGCGAAGACGGGCGTCGAAAGGAATATTATCCAGCTCGCCCAGCGGTTGAGGGTGCCGCCGGGCGTGAGGACGCGCTATTGATGTCTCGAATGCTGTAG
- the dut gene encoding dUTP diphosphatase, which translates to MTARPRLQCKLLDERLNDYLPTYATEGSAGMDLRALLDEPLTLAPGECQLVRTGIAIYIEDPSLAGMILPRSGLGHKHGIVLGNLVGLIDSDYQGELMISVWNRGQSAFTLAPFERLAQYVLVPVVQAELSLVDAFEDSSRGSAGFGSTGSQ; encoded by the coding sequence ATGACCGCCCGCCCTCGGCTACAGTGCAAACTGCTGGATGAGCGACTCAACGACTATTTGCCAACGTATGCCACCGAAGGCTCCGCCGGCATGGACCTTCGCGCTCTGCTAGATGAGCCGCTAACGTTAGCCCCCGGCGAATGCCAGCTCGTGCGTACCGGCATTGCCATCTATATTGAAGACCCCTCCCTTGCGGGCATGATTTTGCCGCGCTCGGGATTAGGGCATAAGCACGGCATCGTACTGGGTAATTTGGTCGGCTTAATCGATTCTGATTATCAGGGTGAGCTGATGATCTCTGTCTGGAACCGTGGACAAAGTGCGTTTACGCTAGCGCCCTTTGAGCGTCTGGCACAGTATGTACTGGTGCCCGTCGTACAGGCCGAGCTGTCTCTTGTAGACGCTTTTGAAGATTCTTCACGCGGCAGCGCAGGATTTGGCAGCACCGGCAGTCAGTAG
- the ftsE gene encoding cell division ATP-binding protein FtsE: protein MIAFEHVGKRYGGRFEALAHLNFRVARGEMVFLTGHSGAGKSSLLRLIMRLEKPSRGRVVVAGHDIAQLHASQVPFYRRQIGVVFQDHQLLFDRSIFHNVSLPLDIQGIESRETARRVRAALDKVGLLHREKALPIELSGGEQQRVGIARAVVNKPALLLADEPTGNLDPQLSADIMALFEDFNRIGTTVMIASHDLALIARLRHRILRLSDGRLVGDEGAL from the coding sequence ATGATCGCTTTTGAGCACGTGGGAAAGCGTTATGGCGGCCGTTTTGAAGCGCTAGCGCACCTCAATTTTCGTGTCGCCCGGGGTGAAATGGTATTTCTTACCGGTCATTCCGGCGCGGGTAAAAGCTCGCTGCTGCGCTTAATCATGCGCCTTGAAAAACCCAGCCGCGGGCGTGTCGTGGTGGCCGGCCACGATATTGCCCAGCTGCATGCTAGCCAGGTGCCGTTTTATCGCCGTCAAATTGGCGTCGTCTTTCAAGACCACCAGCTGCTCTTTGATCGCAGCATTTTTCACAACGTCTCGCTGCCTCTGGATATCCAGGGAATTGAGTCCCGCGAAACCGCTCGTCGAGTGCGGGCGGCGCTAGATAAGGTGGGGCTATTACACCGTGAAAAAGCACTGCCGATAGAGCTGTCTGGCGGTGAGCAGCAGCGGGTGGGTATTGCTCGCGCCGTGGTTAATAAACCGGCGCTGCTGCTAGCAGACGAGCCAACGGGTAACTTAGACCCTCAGCTTTCGGCGGATATTATGGCGCTGTTCGAGGATTTTAATCGCATCGGCACCACCGTCATGATTGCTAGCCATGACCTGGCCCTGATTGCTCGGCTGCGGCATCGTATACTGCGCTTGAGTGATGGTCGTCTCGTGGGCGACGAGGGCGCGCTATGA
- the rpoH gene encoding RNA polymerase sigma factor RpoH encodes MSTSLLPVGQLSPGGDLGGYIRAVNGISVLTADEERELAYRLHDEGDLEAARRLVMSHLRFVVHIARSYSGYGLPQADLIQEGNVGLMKAVKRFDPNHGVRLVSFAVHWIKAEIHEFVLRNWRIVKIATTKAQRKLFFNLRSAKKRLAWLNNDEVAAIAKDLDVKPEVVRDMEGRLSSYDAGFDGSPSDDDDSAYQAPVHFLDDATSDPATQLEDSNFEEDSTRRLQLALEGLDDRSRDILQRRWLAENKETLHDLADVYGVSAERIRQLEKNAMKKLRLKMGEDSIAA; translated from the coding sequence ATGAGCACTAGTCTTCTACCGGTGGGGCAGCTTTCACCCGGCGGCGACCTTGGCGGTTATATCCGTGCGGTCAATGGTATTTCGGTATTAACGGCCGATGAAGAGCGCGAGCTTGCCTATCGTTTACACGATGAGGGTGATCTTGAAGCCGCTCGGCGCTTAGTTATGTCGCATTTGCGCTTTGTTGTGCATATTGCCCGCAGTTACTCAGGTTACGGGCTGCCGCAAGCGGATCTAATTCAGGAAGGCAACGTTGGCTTGATGAAAGCCGTCAAGCGCTTTGATCCTAACCATGGCGTTCGGCTAGTTTCTTTTGCGGTGCATTGGATCAAAGCTGAAATACACGAATTTGTACTGCGTAACTGGCGCATCGTTAAAATTGCCACTACGAAAGCCCAGCGTAAGCTGTTTTTCAATTTGCGCAGCGCTAAGAAGCGCCTAGCATGGTTGAACAACGACGAAGTCGCCGCCATCGCCAAAGATCTCGACGTTAAGCCTGAAGTTGTACGTGATATGGAAGGTCGCCTTTCTTCTTACGACGCAGGGTTTGACGGCTCGCCGAGCGACGATGACGACAGCGCTTACCAAGCGCCGGTGCATTTTTTAGATGATGCGACGTCAGACCCGGCAACACAGCTGGAAGATAGCAATTTCGAAGAAGACTCTACGCGTCGTTTGCAGCTGGCGTTGGAAGGGCTAGACGATCGCTCGCGAGATATCTTGCAGCGCCGCTGGTTAGCTGAGAATAAAGAAACGCTGCATGACTTAGCCGACGTTTACGGCGTGAGTGCAGAGCGCATTCGTCAGCTTGAGAAAAATGCCATGAAAAAGCTGCGCTTGAAAATGGGTGAAGATTCCATTGCTGCATAG
- the slmA gene encoding nucleoid occlusion factor SlmA: protein MSDDQKPRRREQILQALALMLEEDSGKRITTAALARQVGVSEAALYRHFPSKARMFEGLIDFIEESIFARITRILEDVPDATTRCGTILALLLGFAEKNPGLARVMGGDVLTGETARLRQRINQLFERLETQLKQILREAELREGLRPTIPAPAAANLLAAQAEGRISQYVRSDFKRMPTEHWEDQWSLLSAHLLRAAALPA, encoded by the coding sequence ATGAGCGATGACCAAAAGCCTCGCCGTCGCGAGCAGATTCTCCAGGCGCTGGCATTGATGCTTGAAGAGGACAGCGGAAAACGCATTACTACGGCGGCCCTGGCGCGTCAGGTGGGAGTATCAGAGGCGGCACTCTATCGCCATTTTCCTAGCAAAGCGCGCATGTTTGAAGGGCTAATCGACTTTATTGAAGAAAGCATTTTTGCCCGTATTACGCGCATTTTAGAAGACGTACCCGATGCCACTACGCGCTGCGGCACCATTCTTGCGCTACTGCTCGGCTTTGCTGAAAAGAATCCAGGCCTTGCTCGCGTGATGGGGGGCGACGTACTCACTGGCGAAACCGCTCGACTGCGCCAGCGTATCAATCAGCTGTTTGAACGCTTAGAGACGCAGCTAAAGCAGATCCTACGCGAGGCAGAGCTACGTGAAGGACTGCGCCCCACTATTCCGGCGCCGGCCGCCGCTAATTTGCTAGCGGCCCAGGCAGAAGGACGCATTTCGCAGTATGTGCGCAGTGATTTCAAACGCATGCCGACCGAGCACTGGGAAGATCAGTGGTCATTGCTGTCGGCTCATTTGCTGCGCGCCGCCGCACTTCCCGCCTAA
- the ftsY gene encoding signal recognition particle-docking protein FtsY has protein sequence MFGFFKRKNKQDPQQAPQEEEQRLKEQTQEQADEVEIEPALPPEPVEEAPQAPDTLPEPTPAPEPAPEPAPEPAPEPAPEPEPEPEPEPEPEPEPEPEPEPEPAPAPAPISPPAVLQEKPGAEKSDKKGWFARIKSGLGKTRANLTDGIADLFLGKKQIDDELLEDLETQLLLADVGIEATTEIIGRLEARVSRKELNNPEALYRGLQEELTTMLEPVAKPLVIEKRSRDQEGNGPFVILVVGVNGVGKTTTIGKLTQRFQREGKSVMLAAGDTFRAAAVEQLKVWGDRNRVPVIAQHTGADSASVIYDAVAAAKARGVDVLIADTAGRLHNKSHLMEELKKVHRVMQKLDTSAPHEVMLVLDAGTGQNAISQASTFNDAVPISGITLTKLDGTAKGGIIFALAKQLGTPIRFIGVGEGIDDLRPFEASDFVHALFDRQEDDASA, from the coding sequence ATGTTTGGTTTTTTTAAGCGTAAAAATAAGCAAGATCCACAGCAGGCGCCTCAAGAGGAAGAGCAGCGGTTAAAAGAGCAGACCCAAGAGCAGGCTGATGAGGTGGAAATTGAGCCCGCACTTCCTCCTGAGCCTGTTGAAGAGGCCCCACAAGCGCCGGATACTTTGCCAGAGCCGACGCCCGCGCCAGAGCCCGCGCCAGAGCCCGCGCCAGAGCCCGCGCCAGAGCCCGCGCCAGAGCCAGAGCCAGAGCCAGAGCCAGAGCCAGAGCCAGAGCCAGAGCCAGAGCCAGAGCCAGAGCCAGAGCCCGCGCCCGCGCCCGCGCCAATCTCGCCCCCTGCTGTTTTGCAGGAAAAGCCAGGAGCGGAGAAAAGCGACAAAAAGGGCTGGTTTGCGCGGATTAAATCAGGCCTAGGCAAAACCCGCGCCAATTTGACCGACGGCATCGCCGATTTGTTTTTAGGTAAAAAGCAGATTGATGACGAGCTGTTAGAAGACTTAGAAACGCAGCTGTTGCTAGCTGATGTCGGCATTGAAGCAACGACGGAGATTATTGGGCGCCTGGAGGCGCGCGTCTCGCGCAAAGAGCTCAACAATCCCGAAGCACTCTATCGTGGTTTGCAAGAAGAGCTGACCACTATGCTGGAGCCGGTCGCCAAACCTCTTGTGATTGAAAAACGCTCACGCGATCAAGAGGGCAATGGGCCGTTTGTTATTTTAGTCGTCGGCGTCAACGGCGTGGGTAAAACGACCACCATCGGTAAGCTCACCCAGCGTTTTCAGCGCGAAGGTAAAAGCGTCATGCTGGCGGCTGGCGATACCTTCCGCGCTGCCGCCGTTGAGCAGCTAAAAGTATGGGGCGATCGTAATCGCGTGCCGGTGATTGCCCAGCATACCGGTGCCGATAGCGCCTCGGTTATTTATGACGCGGTAGCGGCTGCCAAAGCACGCGGTGTCGACGTGCTGATTGCCGATACCGCCGGCCGGCTGCATAACAAAAGCCACCTGATGGAAGAGCTGAAAAAAGTCCACCGGGTGATGCAGAAGCTAGATACCAGCGCGCCACATGAGGTGATGCTAGTACTGGATGCGGGAACCGGGCAAAACGCTATTTCTCAAGCCAGTACCTTTAACGATGCCGTGCCTATCAGCGGCATCACCTTGACCAAATTGGATGGCACCGCGAAGGGCGGCATTATTTTCGCACTGGCTAAGCAGCTAGGAACGCCGATTCGCTTTATTGGAGTGGGGGAGGGTATTGATGATCTTCGCCCCTTTGAGGCCAGTGATTTTGTGCATGCGCTGTTTGACCGCCAAGAGGATGATGCCAGCGCATGA
- a CDS encoding phosphomannomutase/phosphoglucomutase: MNTQTVPASIFRAYDIRGIVDDTLTESTAEMIGRAVGSEAAARGESTVVVARDGRLSGARLQAALMRGLNAAGRNVIDIGMVPTPVLYFATHLLEGTQSGVMVTGSHNPPDYNGFKIVLGGETLSGDAITALFERIQSGELVDGQGSITQQDIRETYLARILDDVHLSRPLKAVVDCGNGVAGELGPQLLSRLGVETVPLFAEIDGNFPNHHPDPGKPENMQDLIRKVRETGADIGLAFDGDGDRLGVVTPHGQLVFPDHLLMVFATDMLSRQPGAKVIFDIKCTGNLVKVISEAGGEPEMWRTGHSLIKARMKATGALLAGEMSGHIFFQERWYGFDDGLYAAARLIEILANQADDADTFFAKFPQDAGTPEINIAVTDANKFSIVDKLAREGDFGEGIKTTLDGIRVDYADGWGLCRASNTTPALVMRFEGKDDAALARIKSVFNTALLRVAPELKLAIEDS, from the coding sequence ATGAACACACAGACCGTACCCGCCTCGATTTTTCGCGCCTACGACATTCGCGGTATTGTTGACGACACGCTGACAGAAAGCACGGCCGAGATGATTGGCCGCGCCGTGGGCTCTGAGGCAGCCGCACGCGGTGAGTCCACGGTGGTGGTGGCACGCGATGGGCGTCTTTCAGGCGCGCGGCTGCAAGCTGCTTTAATGCGCGGTCTGAACGCTGCAGGGCGCAATGTCATCGACATCGGCATGGTGCCGACACCGGTGCTCTATTTTGCTACCCACCTGCTAGAGGGCACCCAATCGGGCGTCATGGTGACCGGCAGCCACAATCCGCCGGACTATAATGGTTTTAAAATCGTGCTGGGCGGCGAAACGCTTTCCGGCGACGCCATTACTGCCTTGTTCGAGCGAATCCAGTCTGGCGAGCTGGTAGACGGCCAAGGCAGCATCACTCAGCAAGATATTCGCGAAACGTACTTAGCGCGCATTTTAGACGACGTTCACCTAAGCAGGCCGTTAAAAGCCGTTGTCGACTGCGGTAACGGCGTCGCCGGCGAGCTGGGGCCACAGCTGCTGTCGCGCCTAGGCGTGGAGACAGTCCCACTGTTTGCCGAAATCGACGGCAACTTCCCCAATCACCATCCGGACCCTGGCAAGCCGGAAAATATGCAAGATCTGATACGCAAGGTTCGCGAAACCGGTGCTGATATTGGCCTTGCCTTCGATGGCGACGGCGATCGCCTAGGCGTTGTCACTCCTCACGGCCAGCTAGTGTTTCCCGATCATCTACTAATGGTATTTGCCACCGACATGCTCTCTCGCCAGCCCGGCGCCAAGGTCATTTTTGACATCAAGTGCACGGGCAACCTGGTGAAAGTGATCAGCGAAGCAGGCGGCGAACCAGAAATGTGGCGAACCGGGCACTCGCTGATCAAGGCGCGCATGAAAGCCACGGGCGCTCTGCTGGCAGGTGAAATGAGCGGGCATATTTTTTTCCAAGAGCGCTGGTATGGTTTTGACGATGGTCTTTATGCCGCCGCCCGGCTGATTGAGATTTTAGCTAACCAAGCCGACGATGCTGATACGTTCTTTGCAAAATTCCCCCAGGACGCAGGCACCCCGGAAATTAACATTGCGGTGACCGACGCTAACAAATTTTCTATCGTCGATAAGCTTGCTCGTGAGGGCGACTTCGGCGAAGGTATCAAAACCACGTTGGACGGCATTCGCGTCGACTATGCAGATGGTTGGGGGCTGTGCCGAGCATCTAACACCACGCCTGCACTGGTGATGCGCTTTGAAGGCAAAGACGATGCCGCGCTAGCACGCATCAAATCTGTTTTTAACACCGCGTTATTACGCGTCGCGCCAGAGCTTAAGCTCGCCATTGAAGATAGCTAG
- the zapB gene encoding cell division protein ZapB, with product MSLELFNQLEQKVTDTVDALEMMKMENEELRGENAKFKEEREEWERRLNSLLSKFDSQDNASAS from the coding sequence ATGAGCCTGGAACTATTTAATCAGCTTGAACAGAAAGTCACCGATACCGTTGACGCCCTAGAAATGATGAAGATGGAAAATGAAGAGCTGCGCGGTGAAAACGCCAAGTTCAAAGAAGAGCGCGAAGAGTGGGAGCGTCGCCTCAACAGCCTGTTAAGCAAATTCGACAGCCAGGATAACGCCAGCGCATCTTAA
- the argB gene encoding acetylglutamate kinase → MSSASSDPQVVVEVLSEALPYIQQFSGKTVVVKYGGNAMTESTLIDSFARDIVLMKEVGINPVVVHGGGPQIGDLLKKLNIESRFVNGMRVTDSQTMDVVEMVLGGLVNKSIVNLINQSGGKAIGLTGKDGAQIRARQLKVEHQSPEMTAPEIIDIGHVGEVESISTELIEMLAARDFIPVIAPIGVDAKGHSYNINADLVAGKIAEALNAEKLMLLTNVAGLMNTEGEVLTGLTTSQVDALIADGTIYGGMLPKIRCALDAVKGGVNSAHIIDGRVPHAVLLEIFTNAGVGTQIMDAY, encoded by the coding sequence ATGAGTTCAGCCAGTAGCGACCCACAGGTCGTCGTGGAAGTGCTTTCCGAAGCGCTTCCCTATATCCAGCAGTTTTCCGGCAAAACCGTCGTGGTCAAATATGGCGGCAATGCAATGACTGAAAGCACCCTGATTGACTCCTTTGCACGCGATATCGTGTTAATGAAGGAAGTCGGTATTAATCCAGTGGTGGTGCACGGTGGCGGCCCGCAAATTGGCGACCTGCTGAAAAAGCTCAACATTGAATCACGCTTTGTGAACGGCATGCGCGTTACCGACTCGCAAACCATGGACGTGGTTGAGATGGTGCTAGGCGGTCTGGTCAATAAAAGCATCGTCAACCTCATCAATCAGAGCGGCGGCAAGGCGATAGGCTTAACGGGTAAAGACGGCGCACAAATTCGTGCTCGCCAGCTTAAAGTTGAGCATCAAAGCCCCGAAATGACCGCGCCCGAAATTATCGACATTGGCCATGTGGGCGAAGTTGAGTCGATCTCAACCGAGCTAATCGAGATGCTCGCGGCTCGCGACTTTATTCCGGTGATTGCCCCCATCGGCGTTGATGCAAAAGGCCACAGCTACAACATTAATGCCGATTTAGTGGCCGGCAAAATTGCCGAAGCCCTTAACGCCGAAAAATTAATGCTGCTCACCAATGTGGCCGGCTTAATGAATACCGAAGGCGAAGTACTTACGGGATTAACCACTTCTCAGGTAGATGCCTTAATCGCCGATGGCACAATTTATGGCGGCATGCTGCCCAAAATCCGCTGCGCTCTAGATGCCGTTAAAGGCGGCGTGAACAGCGCGCACATTATTGATGGCCGCGTTCCCCACGCTGTGTTGCTAGAAATCTTCACCAATGCTGGGGTAGGCACTCAAATAATGGACGCGTACTAA
- the ftsX gene encoding permease-like cell division protein FtsX — protein sequence MKPSATPRRRQGAALKTPRRPPAKAPDNNPPQRGAKSHQARFSSRLRAWGRHHRSMAGDSFYRLVRYPVGNLLTMLAIAIALVLPAALWLTLDSARLLDAELDESATLTMYLELAADDAQARRIEEAVNAEGSVLETQLISADQGMVEFQQALGLDDALAGLDNNPLPISIVVRPESVDPAAMQQLANTLEALSGVDEVRVDLAWVERLRNLAELGRRVALALGALFGLGVLLVVGNTIRLSVESRRREIEVVMLIGATHAFVRRPFLYSGAWYGVGGGLLALGLLGVGNHWLSMPVAALAASYGASFSLPQLDVTGSTILLSCSTLLGWLGAWLAVTRHLSSIRPR from the coding sequence ATGAAGCCATCGGCTACTCCCAGGCGCCGCCAAGGAGCGGCGTTAAAAACGCCGCGTCGGCCGCCTGCCAAGGCACCTGACAATAACCCCCCTCAGCGAGGTGCTAAATCGCATCAGGCGCGCTTTTCAAGCCGCCTGCGGGCCTGGGGTCGCCACCACCGCAGCATGGCAGGGGACAGCTTCTACCGCCTGGTACGCTATCCGGTTGGCAATCTGCTGACTATGCTGGCGATTGCCATTGCGCTGGTGCTACCGGCAGCTCTCTGGCTAACGTTAGACAGCGCGCGCCTGCTGGATGCGGAGCTTGATGAAAGCGCAACCCTAACGATGTATCTAGAATTGGCCGCTGATGACGCTCAGGCTCGGCGTATTGAAGAAGCTGTGAATGCTGAGGGTAGCGTGCTTGAGACACAGCTGATCAGCGCGGATCAGGGCATGGTGGAGTTCCAGCAGGCGCTGGGGCTCGATGATGCGTTGGCTGGCCTGGATAATAATCCGCTGCCGATCAGCATCGTAGTGCGACCAGAAAGCGTTGACCCTGCGGCTATGCAACAGTTGGCCAACACGCTTGAAGCGCTTTCGGGCGTCGATGAGGTACGGGTCGATTTAGCCTGGGTAGAGCGGCTTAGAAACTTAGCCGAGCTTGGCCGTCGAGTTGCCCTGGCGCTAGGGGCGCTGTTCGGTTTAGGGGTGCTGCTGGTAGTTGGCAATACTATTCGCCTGTCGGTAGAAAGCCGCCGCCGAGAAATTGAAGTCGTCATGCTGATTGGCGCGACGCACGCCTTTGTTCGGCGGCCATTTTTATATAGCGGCGCCTGGTACGGTGTTGGTGGCGGCCTGTTAGCACTGGGGCTACTCGGCGTGGGCAATCACTGGCTATCGATGCCGGTGGCGGCACTGGCCGCCAGCTACGGCGCGAGCTTCTCCCTGCCTCAACTTGATGTGACGGGCTCTACAATTCTGCTATCTTGCAGTACACTACTAGGCTGGTTGGGCGCTTGGCTGGCGGTAACTCGCCACCTTTCAAGTATTCGCCCAAGATGA
- the rsmD gene encoding 16S rRNA (guanine(966)-N(2))-methyltransferase RsmD: MTRQRSSRSSASRRAPAQQVGKLRIIGGEFRRRQLPVLDSPGLRPTPDRVRETLFNWLGQELYGQAVLDLFAGTGALGIEALSRGAACVDFVERDPRVSAQLSANLTLLNITASAVHINDVQAYLTRAAKPYSLVFLDPPFHQQLAAACCHALENGGWLASEAMIYLETETSLAPDVPVNWQLHRETQAGESTARLYQRQLP, translated from the coding sequence ATGACACGACAACGCTCCTCACGCTCATCCGCTTCTCGTCGCGCGCCTGCTCAGCAGGTGGGCAAACTGCGCATTATTGGCGGAGAATTTCGCCGCCGCCAGCTACCGGTGTTAGACAGCCCTGGCCTGCGCCCAACCCCAGACCGCGTGCGTGAAACGTTGTTCAACTGGCTAGGCCAAGAGCTTTACGGCCAAGCGGTGTTGGATCTGTTCGCAGGCACCGGTGCACTGGGTATTGAAGCGCTGTCACGCGGCGCTGCGTGTGTCGACTTTGTCGAGCGCGACCCGCGCGTCTCTGCGCAGCTGTCGGCGAATCTTACCCTGCTTAATATTACCGCAAGCGCAGTGCATATTAACGATGTGCAGGCGTATCTAACGCGAGCGGCAAAGCCGTATTCGCTGGTATTTCTAGACCCGCCCTTTCACCAGCAGTTAGCCGCAGCGTGCTGCCACGCGCTAGAAAACGGTGGCTGGCTGGCCAGTGAGGCAATGATTTATCTCGAAACCGAGACGTCGCTGGCGCCGGACGTGCCTGTAAATTGGCAGTTACACCGCGAAACTCAGGCCGGCGAAAGCACCGCACGGCTTTACCAACGTCAATTGCCGTAA